A region from the Lentisphaera profundi genome encodes:
- a CDS encoding prenyltransferase/squalene oxidase repeat-containing protein, with amino-acid sequence MKKVFLCLLSFVFFGNAQETIVPISADLSQSLKRGLKYLSSEQREDGAWQGSHGKNVGEVSLCLMAFMAMGNLPGEGDYGHVVNKGVDWIVKQAKPNGLIQYSNQEKQAAVMYGHALATLMLSEAWGQSQNPKVGKVLRNAVKLILEVQGPKGGWGYKSIPHDGDTSVCVMQVIALKSAQEAGIYVPRATIQKALSLIKTRYNEGSKMYGYSSTNISKNHYGSSAAGTCIMFICGVKETKYTSEAVESILKIMKDDPKKQKVGHIPYFLYYGSVASYFQGGDNYREWAKLLESYLIRDQRKSGEWGTYYQTAFCVLAGSLPYQYIPVYQK; translated from the coding sequence ATGAAAAAAGTTTTTTTATGCTTACTATCCTTTGTTTTTTTTGGGAATGCCCAGGAAACAATCGTCCCCATCTCGGCTGATTTAAGTCAAAGTTTAAAGCGCGGCTTAAAGTACCTCTCCTCGGAACAGCGAGAAGATGGCGCATGGCAAGGAAGTCACGGTAAAAATGTGGGCGAAGTATCGCTGTGCTTAATGGCCTTTATGGCAATGGGTAATTTGCCCGGTGAAGGTGATTATGGTCACGTCGTTAATAAAGGTGTGGACTGGATAGTTAAACAAGCGAAACCCAATGGCTTGATTCAGTACTCGAATCAAGAAAAACAAGCCGCGGTGATGTACGGTCATGCTTTAGCGACGCTGATGCTCTCGGAAGCTTGGGGGCAAAGTCAAAACCCCAAAGTAGGCAAAGTTTTACGCAATGCAGTAAAGCTCATTTTAGAAGTTCAAGGTCCTAAAGGTGGATGGGGATATAAATCAATCCCTCATGATGGCGATACATCCGTCTGCGTAATGCAGGTTATAGCCCTTAAGTCTGCACAAGAAGCGGGAATATATGTTCCTCGAGCAACGATTCAAAAAGCCCTTTCACTTATTAAAACGCGCTACAATGAAGGAAGTAAAATGTATGGATATTCAAGTACAAATATCAGTAAAAATCACTATGGCTCAAGTGCTGCGGGAACCTGTATTATGTTTATTTGTGGAGTAAAAGAGACTAAGTATACGAGTGAAGCGGTTGAGTCCATATTAAAAATCATGAAAGATGATCCCAAAAAACAAAAAGTTGGCCATATCCCCTATTTCTTATATTATGGCTCCGTGGCCTCGTATTTTCAGGGTGGAGATAATTATCGTGAATGGGCTAAATTACTCGAGTCGTATTTGATTCGGGATCAGCGAAAAAGTGGTGAATGGGGAACGTATTACCAAACGGCTTTTTGTGTTCTTGCGGGTAGTCTACCTTATCAATACATACCCGTTTACCAAAAGTGA
- a CDS encoding DUF4175 family protein, whose product MSNELTELRAEFRRVANELKRMALMIASADLASLLIFALISFFVLDYLGHFPFFMRLVIMLGILVSLIYYFKRKHLQNCVRTYSEEEASLIVEKHFPEFRSRAISTLQFSQGEMGKQVSPQLVQGMMGQTFAMSTGLRFSDAIDKTFFKKNIKKLFIAMALLMATIILAPNAFGVFCQRLITQVKYPTKTKFVEINYPDYVIEGEIFSVEILVEGEIPPGGTLILENEGDDVNYELEKGDKAGVFQCEIPSVLNPIKFLYKLGDYKSEIHSVSLHKRPRIADLKVHVEPPAYTGLTAYTENSGNLQVPQGSKISFEFKSSKNIEYLKLTRRDESAMVFTGQGTSWTMETVANSSLTYSFKMLDELGLESVKLPQFRLKVKVDQKAVIRLIEPQTIYELSPLSKMRIEAQVDDDYGLEKIVVQYKISENSDFADELQTWEEWGSVTDIENNSYLLKKLWDNKKLELKKGQSLSIRLMALDNSPKKHESYSDELTIPIISVRELKARLAGDFLNTIEPVEDILLKLNDVKRKTDRLGEK is encoded by the coding sequence ATGAGTAACGAACTTACAGAACTTAGAGCCGAGTTTCGGCGCGTAGCGAATGAGCTCAAACGCATGGCACTTATGATCGCAAGTGCGGATCTAGCTTCCTTATTAATCTTTGCCTTAATCAGTTTTTTTGTACTCGATTATTTGGGCCATTTCCCCTTTTTCATGCGATTGGTGATAATGCTGGGGATTCTTGTCTCGCTAATTTATTATTTTAAAAGAAAACATCTTCAGAATTGTGTTCGTACATATAGTGAAGAAGAAGCGTCTTTAATAGTAGAAAAACATTTTCCAGAATTCCGGAGTCGGGCGATTTCTACTTTGCAATTTAGCCAAGGAGAAATGGGTAAACAAGTCTCGCCACAATTAGTGCAAGGGATGATGGGGCAAACTTTTGCGATGTCGACAGGCTTGAGATTTAGTGACGCAATCGATAAAACTTTTTTTAAAAAGAATATAAAAAAGTTATTTATTGCCATGGCTCTACTCATGGCCACAATAATACTGGCGCCTAATGCTTTTGGTGTTTTTTGTCAGCGTTTGATTACTCAGGTCAAATATCCAACAAAGACAAAATTCGTAGAAATTAACTATCCTGATTATGTTATTGAGGGGGAAATTTTTTCAGTGGAGATCCTAGTTGAAGGTGAAATTCCACCTGGTGGTACACTGATCCTAGAGAACGAGGGTGATGACGTCAATTATGAATTAGAAAAAGGTGACAAAGCCGGGGTTTTCCAATGTGAAATACCCTCTGTACTCAATCCGATTAAGTTCCTCTACAAATTAGGAGACTACAAGAGTGAGATTCACTCAGTCTCCCTTCACAAACGTCCAAGGATTGCAGACTTAAAAGTGCATGTCGAGCCTCCCGCGTATACGGGTTTAACTGCTTATACAGAAAATTCTGGAAATCTGCAAGTCCCCCAAGGATCAAAAATAAGTTTCGAGTTTAAGTCAAGCAAAAATATTGAATATCTAAAATTGACCAGGCGAGATGAATCAGCCATGGTCTTTACTGGACAAGGAACATCGTGGACTATGGAAACAGTAGCCAACTCTAGCTTAACTTACAGTTTCAAAATGTTGGATGAATTGGGTTTGGAGAGTGTAAAATTGCCTCAGTTTCGGCTCAAGGTTAAAGTCGATCAAAAAGCTGTGATTCGCTTAATTGAACCCCAAACAATCTACGAACTTTCACCCTTAAGTAAAATGCGTATCGAAGCTCAGGTAGATGATGATTATGGTCTAGAAAAAATCGTAGTGCAGTACAAAATATCAGAAAATAGTGACTTTGCCGATGAACTTCAGACTTGGGAAGAATGGGGCTCAGTCACTGATATAGAAAATAATTCATATTTACTCAAGAAACTATGGGATAATAAAAAGCTAGAACTAAAGAAGGGACAGAGTCTGAGTATTCGACTGATGGCACTAGACAATTCACCCAAGAAACACGAAAGTTATTCAGATGAATTGACTATTCCGATTATTTCAGTGAGAGAACTCAAAGCGCGACTCGCAGGAGATTTTTTAAATACCATTGAGCCAGTTGAAGATATTCTTCTTAAACTCAATGACGTTAAACGTAAAACTGATCGACTAGGGGAAAAATGA
- a CDS encoding serine/threonine-protein kinase, whose amino-acid sequence MSEPPLNFFTEAFQEAVENPDALSSLQGNLNGRYTEQEFIAEGGLKKIYQVLDNVTGRLVAKAYPKSNKRELCDLFICEARVQSLLEHPNIIPIYDLGLDEEIPWFTMKLIRGKTLDQHLSVFAQDPEASKNDKFDIFSKICDAISYAHSQKVLHLDLKPENIFVDDYGEVLIGDWGLARFQGGQQIDIDLPLPADFLGQGSLYGCMTGTPGYMAPEQCSQGSEKTPCTDVYSLGALLHFIFAEKAVYQGDRETIIEKCIRGKYELDEDKIPLRLLPIINKCLAFESDKRYQSVSALMADINSYRLGYLTSAEEKFFWRQQSLLIRRNKKTFTLIFIFFIAIIILSSLFIYKIKQSEQRALANEMSALEQKKQSHENLLKYLDAEQGRQEAATKMAESYVVLSGNIFQDRQGNEGYDLQKDLEAYQLINTALLVTENSPQIWALKGKLAVRLERMDDAIEAFEKAGDQFNQLRDLCLTVSISSGDRIEKTIKLMRGLFKISERQLMNDLIFKIIYSDRSEDEKIEFALEAVKALNKKKTHMVFIKSSMSLDFSGNAHLKLLFPMKNLQIKHLDLSGTAVTKDFKHVTGMPLESLNMNDTGLTSKLLSNLEAHKTLKTLKIARTPLTDLSVLPSLKLIELDISGIPCRDFSPLNKCTELRTLHCSSEQKKYLENQLKGNKIKLVMTPLSHPTQR is encoded by the coding sequence ATGTCGGAACCCCCTTTAAATTTCTTTACCGAAGCTTTTCAAGAAGCAGTGGAAAACCCCGATGCTCTTTCTTCTTTACAGGGCAATTTAAACGGTCGCTATACAGAGCAAGAGTTTATTGCTGAGGGTGGTTTAAAAAAGATCTATCAAGTCTTGGATAATGTCACAGGTCGCTTGGTTGCGAAAGCTTACCCCAAATCAAATAAACGTGAATTGTGTGATCTTTTTATTTGTGAAGCTCGCGTTCAATCTTTACTTGAACACCCCAATATTATTCCTATCTATGACTTGGGTTTAGATGAGGAAATCCCTTGGTTCACAATGAAGTTGATTAGGGGTAAAACGCTTGACCAACATTTGAGCGTATTCGCACAGGATCCAGAGGCCAGCAAGAATGATAAATTTGATATATTTAGTAAAATATGTGATGCTATCAGCTACGCTCATTCACAAAAAGTTTTACACCTAGATCTAAAACCGGAAAATATCTTTGTGGATGACTATGGTGAGGTTTTGATTGGCGATTGGGGCTTGGCTAGGTTTCAAGGGGGACAACAGATTGATATCGATCTACCTTTGCCTGCGGACTTTTTGGGGCAGGGATCACTGTATGGCTGTATGACGGGAACCCCCGGCTACATGGCACCAGAGCAATGTTCACAAGGCTCTGAAAAGACTCCCTGCACCGATGTTTATTCTTTAGGAGCTTTGTTACATTTTATCTTTGCGGAGAAAGCTGTTTATCAAGGCGATAGAGAAACGATTATTGAGAAGTGTATACGAGGGAAATATGAATTAGATGAGGACAAAATTCCTCTGAGATTATTACCGATTATCAATAAGTGTTTGGCTTTTGAAAGTGACAAACGTTATCAATCAGTGAGTGCCTTGATGGCCGATATCAATTCCTATCGTTTGGGTTATTTGACTTCGGCAGAAGAGAAATTTTTTTGGCGCCAACAGAGCTTGCTCATTCGCAGAAATAAAAAGACTTTCACTTTAATTTTTATCTTTTTTATTGCGATCATCATTTTGAGTTCCCTATTTATTTATAAAATCAAACAAAGTGAACAAAGAGCTTTAGCTAATGAAATGTCTGCTTTAGAGCAAAAGAAGCAAAGTCATGAAAACCTGCTCAAATACCTTGATGCAGAGCAGGGCCGACAAGAAGCAGCCACAAAAATGGCAGAGAGTTACGTTGTACTTAGTGGAAATATTTTCCAAGATCGTCAGGGCAATGAAGGTTACGACTTACAAAAAGATTTAGAAGCCTACCAGCTTATTAATACAGCACTATTAGTGACCGAAAATTCACCACAAATCTGGGCTTTGAAAGGCAAGTTGGCTGTGCGTTTAGAGCGTATGGATGATGCCATAGAAGCCTTTGAAAAGGCTGGTGATCAGTTCAATCAATTGCGCGACTTATGCCTTACAGTAAGTATTAGTAGCGGTGATCGGATCGAAAAAACTATCAAGTTAATGAGGGGGCTATTTAAAATTTCTGAACGTCAGCTCATGAATGACTTAATTTTTAAAATTATCTATAGTGATCGTAGTGAGGATGAGAAAATCGAATTTGCTCTAGAAGCGGTTAAAGCCTTAAATAAGAAAAAAACTCATATGGTTTTTATTAAATCCAGTATGAGCTTAGATTTTTCAGGCAATGCTCATTTAAAACTTCTATTCCCTATGAAAAACCTTCAGATTAAGCATCTGGATTTAAGTGGGACAGCAGTGACAAAAGATTTTAAACATGTCACAGGGATGCCTTTAGAATCACTCAATATGAATGATACAGGCCTGACGAGTAAATTGCTGAGTAACCTAGAAGCGCATAAAACTTTAAAAACACTCAAAATTGCTCGGACTCCATTAACCGACCTTTCAGTCTTACCATCATTAAAACTCATTGAATTAGATATTAGTGGCATTCCATGTAGGGACTTTAGTCCACTCAATAAGTGTACAGAACTAAGAACGCTACACTGCAGTTCCGAGCAAAAGAAGTACTTAGAGAATCAATTAAAAGGAAATAAAATCAAGCTTGTTATGACTCCGCTTAGCCATCCAACTCAGCGTTGA
- a CDS encoding sulfatase-like hydrolase/transferase, with protein sequence MKFYYLLLVLSTILYGKPESPNIIFLVTDDQGWGDVGYNGHPVIKTPHLDKMAKEAVRLDRFYATSSVCSPSRASCLTGRNNWRLGIATPANSNWHLNAKEITIAEAVKAKGYKTAHFGKWHIGGFTEEKSPGHKMTPGMAGFDYWFSTPNVLPTYDPYKKGYKSGKYEMYWENGRNITLEEGRKRDDLKGDDAKFLMDKALNYIEKRVEDKEKFLIYFCFHNVHTPLGTIPEFSEQYSDVKDSVVYSSNVSAVDAQVGRMRAELRRLGIAENTMLWFTSDNGPNLKGKKSIRHGEAQGGKFNYTPIGSTGAYRGYKRSLYEGGVRVPGLIEWPALIKKPFNSAYACNMVDWFPTVMDALDIALPTDREIDGLSLIPFFKSGGAIQHRGEDMGFFCQGWAAWSGDRFKIVRVSKKGKWEMYDLRDDPFEEKDIASMMPEKFNEMKKAFDAWGESCQKDELKVVNEYKKITKNPRKKSK encoded by the coding sequence ATGAAATTTTATTACTTACTTTTAGTATTAAGTACAATTCTATACGGAAAGCCAGAAAGCCCCAATATCATTTTTTTAGTCACAGATGATCAGGGCTGGGGGGATGTCGGCTACAATGGTCATCCAGTCATTAAGACACCTCATTTAGATAAAATGGCTAAAGAGGCAGTGCGCTTGGATCGCTTTTATGCAACTTCTTCAGTATGCAGCCCGAGCCGTGCTTCATGCCTAACGGGTAGGAATAACTGGCGATTGGGGATTGCGACCCCCGCAAATAGTAACTGGCATCTCAATGCAAAGGAAATCACGATTGCTGAAGCGGTAAAAGCAAAAGGCTATAAAACAGCGCATTTTGGCAAGTGGCATATTGGAGGTTTTACAGAAGAAAAGAGTCCAGGCCACAAAATGACTCCTGGGATGGCTGGCTTCGATTATTGGTTTTCGACTCCCAATGTACTGCCGACTTATGACCCCTATAAAAAGGGCTATAAAAGCGGTAAATATGAAATGTATTGGGAGAATGGGAGAAATATCACTTTGGAAGAAGGTCGTAAACGAGATGATTTAAAAGGCGACGACGCCAAATTCCTCATGGATAAAGCCCTCAATTATATAGAAAAGAGAGTTGAAGATAAAGAAAAATTCTTGATTTACTTTTGTTTTCATAATGTACACACGCCACTGGGGACGATTCCCGAATTTTCAGAACAGTATAGTGATGTAAAAGATAGCGTAGTTTACAGTTCGAACGTCAGTGCGGTGGATGCTCAGGTGGGCAGGATGCGTGCCGAGTTACGACGCTTGGGGATTGCTGAAAATACCATGTTGTGGTTCACGAGTGATAATGGTCCGAATCTCAAGGGAAAGAAGAGTATACGGCATGGAGAGGCTCAGGGAGGCAAGTTTAACTATACGCCGATTGGATCAACAGGAGCTTATCGTGGTTATAAGAGAAGTCTTTATGAAGGGGGCGTCAGAGTTCCAGGGCTCATAGAATGGCCCGCTTTAATCAAAAAGCCTTTCAATAGTGCTTATGCTTGTAATATGGTTGATTGGTTTCCCACAGTGATGGACGCTTTGGATATAGCTCTACCTACTGATCGTGAAATCGATGGACTAAGTTTAATTCCTTTTTTTAAATCGGGCGGGGCCATTCAGCACCGTGGTGAGGATATGGGCTTTTTTTGTCAGGGTTGGGCCGCTTGGAGTGGCGATCGTTTTAAAATCGTTCGAGTGAGCAAAAAGGGGAAGTGGGAAATGTATGATCTTCGCGATGATCCCTTTGAGGAAAAGGATATAGCCTCAATGATGCCAGAAAAATTTAATGAAATGAAAAAGGCCTTTGATGCTTGGGGTGAATCTTGTCAAAAGGATGAGCTCAAAGTCGTGAATGAATATAAAAAAATCACCAAAAATCCAAGGAAAAAGAGTAAATAA
- a CDS encoding RNA polymerase sigma factor — protein MSQNPTSQTLIMKLQLQGNDKAWERFSREYRPYIYTILKKYEISHEDREDILQEIQVRIWRALPNFIYKSERCRFRTWLSRVCRNTSLNFLDSKNQRNKKLHVEVEDFDRAETPETDLLEEEEWQYFIAKKAWENIQNLFSEKQGEVYLKVSQGKHQKEVAEEMGMEMNTAYVYAKKVKDIYIREIRRLNAELDG, from the coding sequence ATGAGCCAAAACCCCACTAGCCAAACCTTGATTATGAAGCTCCAGCTTCAAGGCAATGATAAAGCCTGGGAGCGCTTTAGCCGGGAGTACCGCCCCTACATTTACACTATACTTAAAAAGTATGAGATATCCCATGAAGACCGCGAAGATATTCTACAAGAGATCCAAGTTCGTATTTGGCGTGCCTTACCCAATTTCATTTACAAATCGGAACGCTGTCGTTTTCGCACCTGGCTGAGCCGTGTCTGTCGTAACACGAGTCTAAATTTTCTCGACTCAAAAAATCAGCGCAACAAAAAACTTCACGTTGAAGTCGAAGATTTTGACCGGGCTGAAACACCGGAAACGGACTTGCTGGAAGAAGAAGAATGGCAATACTTTATTGCTAAAAAGGCCTGGGAGAACATTCAAAATCTTTTTAGTGAAAAGCAAGGTGAAGTTTATTTAAAAGTTTCTCAGGGCAAGCATCAAAAAGAAGTCGCCGAAGAAATGGGAATGGAAATGAATACCGCTTATGTCTACGCAAAAAAAGTTAAGGATATTTATATTCGCGAGATCCGCAGGCTCAACGCTGAGTTGGATGGCTAA
- a CDS encoding glycoside hydrolase family 97 protein, translating to MNFKTILFLLLQFSLCAFALELKSPSGNFKALLINEADHLKLRIEKEGEIVLQDSPIGIVVNDKNLGYKCSLGDKNFYEIKEQYKWFGDQSTRINTCNGVKVQVSSAKEIFEIELRAYDTGIAFKFNYSPEQKVLFNGESTVLNFSSDLMAKYMRHSMGEESRVYTDSIKEIGSSAKHARTLPPLLLFPEDMKSYTVVLEGGGFNFHGYSLMPIKSKAGQCSFKVEYAEKLQGWEIDQKIETGWKIICQVNSLNDLLNNPIVSNVCPAPDPKLFPNGIEEEWIQPGKSTWNWWAKISAKYNEQIKLVDLAAQIGADYHLVDIGWDQKWTEDGLTPYEHLKKLCDYGAEKGIGIWVWKSSDVSFNMEMPGGEKGMAKWKSLEEVAVNKDLDKMRAEVKRIADAGAKGIKLDYIQSENSEWKSYMEDFLKVCSENKLMVNFHGCPSPAGEARTYPNEMTREAIYGGEKLRGGGGAEKMPSSMYIDLIFTRLLAGHSDYTPAIFAKKQGAGFTHAMQLASAMMITSPLLCWADHPDNYLQSEGLEIFKSLPTHWDETRVLKESELGKQVIMARRSGSDWYLAGINASADENRKVELSTDFLQDESYDAYICRDNDGHVAIKSETKIIKKNDSLSFEMLPSGGFILRLRAR from the coding sequence ATGAATTTTAAAACTATCCTCTTTCTACTACTCCAATTTAGCCTTTGTGCTTTTGCCCTTGAACTAAAAAGTCCTTCAGGAAACTTCAAGGCATTGCTGATCAATGAGGCTGATCACTTAAAACTTAGAATTGAAAAAGAGGGTGAAATTGTTTTACAGGATTCACCAATTGGTATTGTCGTTAATGACAAGAACCTTGGCTACAAATGTTCTCTGGGTGATAAAAATTTTTATGAAATAAAGGAGCAATACAAATGGTTTGGCGACCAGTCCACAAGAATTAACACGTGTAATGGTGTTAAAGTACAGGTATCCTCAGCTAAAGAGATTTTTGAAATCGAACTCCGCGCTTACGACACAGGCATTGCCTTTAAATTTAATTATTCTCCCGAACAAAAAGTTCTTTTCAATGGCGAATCCACAGTTTTAAATTTCTCCTCTGATCTTATGGCCAAATATATGCGTCATAGCATGGGAGAAGAAAGCCGCGTATATACGGATAGTATAAAAGAAATTGGCAGTTCCGCCAAACATGCCCGAACGCTGCCTCCACTGCTACTTTTCCCCGAAGACATGAAGTCCTACACAGTCGTTTTAGAAGGCGGTGGCTTTAACTTTCATGGTTATTCGCTCATGCCCATAAAAAGTAAAGCTGGTCAATGCTCTTTTAAAGTGGAATATGCCGAAAAACTTCAGGGTTGGGAAATCGATCAGAAAATTGAAACTGGATGGAAAATCATCTGCCAAGTTAATAGCCTTAACGACTTGCTCAATAACCCCATTGTCAGTAACGTCTGCCCCGCCCCCGATCCGAAACTCTTTCCCAATGGCATTGAAGAAGAGTGGATCCAACCAGGAAAATCAACTTGGAATTGGTGGGCAAAAATATCGGCTAAATACAATGAACAGATTAAACTCGTCGATCTCGCGGCACAAATTGGTGCCGATTATCATTTAGTTGATATTGGTTGGGACCAAAAGTGGACTGAAGATGGGCTCACACCCTATGAACACCTCAAAAAATTATGCGATTATGGCGCCGAAAAAGGCATTGGTATCTGGGTATGGAAATCATCAGATGTCAGCTTCAACATGGAAATGCCTGGTGGTGAGAAAGGCATGGCTAAGTGGAAGTCTCTTGAAGAAGTCGCAGTTAATAAGGATCTTGACAAGATGCGTGCCGAAGTAAAACGCATTGCCGATGCCGGTGCCAAGGGCATCAAGCTCGATTATATCCAGAGTGAAAATAGTGAATGGAAATCCTATATGGAAGACTTCTTAAAAGTCTGTTCTGAAAATAAACTCATGGTGAATTTTCACGGTTGCCCAAGTCCCGCAGGGGAAGCCCGAACCTACCCCAACGAAATGACTCGAGAAGCCATTTATGGTGGCGAAAAACTACGTGGTGGTGGCGGTGCAGAAAAAATGCCCAGCAGTATGTATATCGACCTCATTTTCACTCGTTTACTTGCAGGTCATAGTGATTACACTCCTGCGATCTTCGCAAAAAAACAGGGCGCAGGTTTTACTCATGCGATGCAACTGGCCTCCGCTATGATGATTACTTCTCCCCTTCTCTGCTGGGCTGATCATCCTGATAATTATTTGCAGAGCGAAGGCCTCGAAATTTTCAAAAGTCTGCCCACTCATTGGGATGAAACGCGAGTGCTGAAAGAATCTGAGCTTGGCAAACAAGTCATCATGGCGAGAAGAAGTGGTTCCGATTGGTACCTAGCGGGAATTAATGCCTCCGCTGACGAAAATCGAAAAGTTGAACTATCCACAGATTTTTTACAAGATGAATCCTATGATGCTTATATATGCCGTGATAATGACGGCCATGTAGCGATTAAATCAGAGACCAAAATAATCAAAAAAAATGATTCTCTAAGTTTTGAGATGCTACCCAGCGGAGGTTTTATCCTTCGCTTAAGGGCACGATAA
- a CDS encoding type II secretion system protein, which yields MKNKMKSFTLIEVLVVIALLAILMSLLLPALGKARLKAKIAQCVNNEKQISTAVYMYSGDNEFYIPAHYTASDRRISFDDYLGMGYDGREISLNEAKAFKTSEAYKLYECPTDESHVTTSNHNRSYGGIQGNIGGNAAAKRGPIGEGSGLSKKFTQINYASDTIMFSEFHTAKNVLGGKSYGVFRVMDLQSSTTSGALTWSHGDFKFNHIFVDGSVRAISQVATYSGSGLDPWNDSSTINTMWDSMR from the coding sequence ATGAAAAATAAAATGAAATCCTTTACTCTCATAGAAGTGTTAGTGGTAATAGCTCTCCTTGCTATTCTGATGAGCCTGCTGCTTCCCGCTCTCGGCAAAGCAAGACTAAAAGCCAAAATCGCCCAATGCGTGAACAATGAAAAGCAAATCTCCACTGCTGTCTATATGTACTCTGGAGATAATGAGTTTTATATTCCAGCACACTATACAGCAAGTGATCGACGAATTTCCTTTGATGACTACTTAGGCATGGGCTATGACGGTCGTGAAATTAGCTTAAATGAAGCCAAGGCATTTAAGACTTCCGAAGCTTATAAACTTTATGAGTGCCCCACTGATGAGAGCCACGTAACGACATCTAATCACAACCGTTCCTATGGTGGAATACAGGGGAATATTGGTGGTAACGCTGCTGCTAAACGCGGACCTATAGGAGAAGGATCTGGCTTGAGTAAAAAATTCACCCAAATCAATTATGCGTCCGATACCATTATGTTTTCTGAATTCCACACAGCTAAAAATGTTCTTGGAGGAAAAAGTTATGGCGTTTTTCGAGTCATGGACTTACAATCGTCAACGACGAGTGGTGCTTTAACTTGGAGTCACGGAGACTTTAAATTTAATCATATCTTTGTCGATGGTTCAGTTAGGGCTATCTCTCAGGTAGCCACCTACTCAGGCAGTGGTCTTGACCCTTGGAATGATAGCAGTACAATTAACACCATGTGGGACTCCATGCGTTGA